The following coding sequences are from one Paenibacillus sp. JDR-2 window:
- a CDS encoding S-layer homology domain-containing protein has translation MFIRKKMLSLGLAVLVAASVVMPGIQGSRVYAEEAGEPIVTESASPFITRSGDKLMDGDREFRFISANVPTLSMVEDIYWRTPTEWEQEDAFKTLVQMGGTVTRPYVLSVRKADDPADMVRHIMGVGSDDKLIFNEDAFVAYDKMIQLAGEYGIHLILPFVDQYQWQGGIAEYAAFRGKSKDAFWTDPQLIADFKSVISYTLNRVNTFTGVAYKDDPTILAWETGNELVPQSSSWTHDMATYIKSIDANHLVLDGKYGIDDASLTDDAIDIVSNHYYPDHYPSYASQVNVDKNKAAGKKPFIVGEFGFKPTNELGAFLDNAIENGTSGAMIWSLRYHSRDGGFYPHTESTFNGVFYGAYRWPGFPSGDGFDETNMLNTLRDKAFEIRGISEPPSLPKPDAPVMLPVDSVSTISWLGSVGASSYRVERSEQPDRGWTTVGENVYDAVPTESQLFDDTSAVTGQSYYYRVTAKNSAGESAPSAVIGPVAAKHVIQDEMRNFGKLYSHTSDLEYESRDPGAFGGDVSRIKALATDNQQNVQYAIPLHEDGTPVKVKSVTVEGYVASASSDQNFSLSASTDGSAFELIDAEAAESGGTWKKRSYTTGELADGVKVLRIDYPAASASGQLGKVVIEYEHDGSALTFPDSVQQGGITNGILSDDLNNFLKMDSHSANLGFSSDTPEYFGGDAKRLSRTSNEHEWFTYKAEGDMNYFKFYEYARQNPADYVLPDFKFYTSANGTDYTEFTNVVKTSKLGEGYWAKTDYIAYQLPAGTRYVKFEFPVVPESHQDQRWNPQVSSLQIGVGGAKLDPPAEIKKSAIIDDFEGYTGSNNALRAAYKANQDGSPVTLSLDTAGKVNGAYAMKLVTDLSKGWGGMEKDLAGADWSGNSGIQLWVNPGGKEVGLTLQLTEGMGTQNEVWKSDTRISGNEPVLVQLPFRNFYIPDWWKSSHAGQGNGTVDLSGAASFGLYFDGPAGDTTLMIDDIKLYRLPMIDTFEGYGGDNAKLAAGYSVNPDGGPITLSLDADHKSEGGLGLKLAYDLTGKGFGGVTKQLGGIDWTGNNGIQLWLEPDGRKRGVTVQVKETSGEYWEAKIATSGSAAQTVSVPFHLFAMPSWSGKDNGKLDIGSIAEFSVYVDRGAGEAGTGAIYLDDIKAAKLKDIDSFDYYQGSSSLVGAAYVRNTSGDMITASLDSAWKKSGSYALKLDYTLTDALGYAGVNKALGAMNWSEGGNAVQFWMLPSGANHGLTFQFKETDGDIWEAQVNMAGTEEQFVTIPLAGLTRTQWSTGDGVMDVSSVAEYSIYVNKGSGSAGSYSVSLDEVGLTTIPVIDNFDYYDGRELVALKAYTRNPWGGSLTITPDAEHKESGRFGMKYEYSYPDAATNFAGATKLLGLSDWSGEDGIRFWYTPDGSGRKLVVQFKEADGETWEYYLTLTGTQAKVLKMPFDQFVHAPWNTAGNGTLDLNAITEFSLYVNQGDGTVGSGILYFDSIGLYQGNTDPTDPTDPTDPTDPGPSGPSNPGVPQDKTVWEVTADQLKPTGQGTVQLNAPAGVTTLKLPLQAVELMGKNNLQIKIGDAVLTVDAGVFVNASRYLEVSGQGGSTGASLYISLTGSKGPAAVPVSTGEGWHSAGVVYNLQVNIQTAAGRKLELTQWSHAVTLQLPVTGDLNPKLAGIYRDALDGEWTYTGGRTDKEGMVIRTFITQSGSYAVLTREKHFADVPEGSWASDAIQQLAALEIINGTDAEHFTPNRSITRGEFAVILAKVLELPASDNLPFKDVNAGAYYADAVAAAAKAGLIHGRGADTFAPNDKISREEMAALIVRAFELKVGTAGVTDGHQYNDINAISGWALEAVNKAFASGLMNGTGNGNFAPDKEVSRAEAAVGLARLLDRLLQ, from the coding sequence ATGTTTATACGCAAGAAGATGCTGTCGCTTGGTCTCGCGGTGCTCGTAGCGGCTTCCGTTGTTATGCCCGGAATCCAGGGCTCGAGGGTATACGCGGAGGAAGCGGGAGAGCCAATCGTAACGGAATCCGCATCCCCGTTTATCACGCGCAGCGGCGATAAGCTGATGGACGGCGATCGGGAGTTCCGGTTTATTTCGGCCAACGTGCCAACCCTGTCGATGGTTGAGGATATCTACTGGCGGACGCCAACCGAGTGGGAGCAGGAGGATGCGTTCAAGACGCTTGTCCAGATGGGCGGTACGGTAACTAGGCCGTATGTTCTCTCCGTACGCAAAGCGGATGATCCTGCCGACATGGTGCGCCACATTATGGGCGTCGGCTCGGACGATAAGCTGATCTTTAATGAAGATGCGTTTGTCGCTTACGATAAAATGATCCAGCTGGCCGGAGAGTACGGGATTCATCTGATTCTTCCTTTTGTGGACCAGTATCAATGGCAAGGCGGGATTGCGGAATACGCGGCCTTCCGGGGCAAAAGCAAAGACGCGTTCTGGACCGATCCGCAGCTGATCGCGGATTTCAAGTCGGTCATCTCTTATACGCTTAACCGCGTGAATACGTTCACCGGGGTTGCCTACAAGGATGATCCAACCATTCTGGCGTGGGAGACGGGCAACGAACTGGTGCCTCAATCTTCGAGCTGGACGCATGATATGGCAACTTATATTAAAAGCATCGACGCCAACCATCTCGTGCTCGACGGCAAATACGGCATCGACGACGCTTCCCTGACGGATGACGCGATCGATATCGTCTCCAACCACTACTATCCGGACCATTACCCGAGTTATGCTTCCCAGGTGAACGTCGACAAGAATAAGGCTGCGGGCAAAAAGCCGTTTATCGTAGGCGAATTTGGCTTCAAGCCAACGAATGAACTCGGAGCCTTCCTCGATAACGCGATCGAGAACGGGACCTCCGGCGCGATGATCTGGAGTCTTCGTTACCATAGCCGGGACGGCGGCTTCTATCCGCATACCGAATCGACGTTTAACGGCGTCTTTTACGGAGCGTACCGTTGGCCCGGGTTCCCTTCGGGTGACGGCTTTGACGAGACCAATATGCTGAACACGCTGAGGGATAAGGCGTTTGAGATCCGCGGAATCAGCGAGCCTCCTTCGCTGCCGAAGCCGGATGCTCCCGTCATGCTGCCGGTTGATTCCGTGTCGACCATCAGCTGGCTGGGTTCGGTTGGCGCATCGTCTTACCGGGTTGAACGGTCGGAGCAGCCGGACCGCGGCTGGACGACAGTTGGCGAAAACGTATATGATGCGGTACCAACGGAATCCCAATTGTTTGACGATACATCCGCGGTAACGGGACAGTCTTATTACTACCGGGTTACGGCGAAGAACAGCGCTGGCGAATCCGCACCTTCGGCCGTTATCGGGCCGGTTGCGGCAAAACACGTCATTCAGGACGAAATGCGCAATTTCGGTAAGCTGTACAGCCATACGTCGGATTTGGAATACGAAAGCCGCGATCCGGGTGCTTTTGGCGGTGATGTATCCCGTATCAAAGCATTGGCAACCGACAATCAGCAAAACGTGCAATACGCGATTCCGCTTCATGAAGACGGCACGCCGGTTAAGGTGAAGTCCGTGACGGTGGAAGGTTACGTCGCTTCGGCAAGCAGCGATCAAAACTTCAGTCTATCCGCTTCAACGGATGGATCGGCGTTTGAATTGATTGATGCGGAAGCGGCGGAGTCGGGCGGCACCTGGAAAAAACGGTCGTATACGACCGGCGAGCTGGCTGACGGCGTAAAGGTGCTGCGGATCGACTATCCGGCGGCATCCGCTTCGGGGCAGCTGGGCAAGGTTGTTATCGAGTATGAGCATGACGGTTCGGCGCTTACGTTCCCGGACTCCGTGCAGCAGGGCGGCATTACGAACGGGATTTTATCCGATGATCTGAACAACTTCCTCAAGATGGATTCGCATTCGGCGAACCTTGGCTTCTCGTCGGATACGCCGGAATATTTCGGAGGCGATGCGAAGCGGCTGTCCCGTACGTCCAACGAGCACGAATGGTTCACGTACAAGGCGGAAGGCGACATGAACTACTTCAAGTTCTACGAGTACGCCAGGCAGAACCCGGCCGATTACGTGCTGCCGGACTTCAAGTTCTATACGTCGGCGAACGGCACGGATTATACCGAATTCACGAACGTGGTGAAAACGAGCAAGCTGGGCGAAGGCTATTGGGCGAAAACCGACTATATCGCTTATCAGCTGCCGGCAGGCACGCGTTATGTGAAGTTTGAGTTCCCGGTTGTGCCGGAAAGCCATCAGGATCAGCGCTGGAATCCGCAGGTCAGCAGCCTGCAGATCGGGGTAGGCGGCGCGAAGCTGGATCCGCCGGCGGAGATAAAGAAATCGGCGATTATCGATGATTTTGAAGGCTATACAGGCTCGAACAACGCTCTCCGTGCGGCTTACAAAGCCAATCAAGACGGCTCGCCGGTTACGTTGTCGCTGGATACGGCGGGCAAGGTGAACGGCGCCTATGCGATGAAGCTTGTTACGGATCTCAGCAAAGGCTGGGGCGGCATGGAGAAGGATCTGGCGGGCGCCGATTGGTCTGGCAACAGCGGCATTCAGCTGTGGGTGAACCCGGGCGGCAAGGAGGTTGGCCTCACGCTGCAGTTGACCGAAGGCATGGGAACGCAAAACGAAGTGTGGAAATCGGATACCCGCATCAGCGGCAATGAACCGGTACTGGTACAGCTCCCGTTCCGAAATTTCTATATTCCGGATTGGTGGAAGAGCAGCCATGCCGGACAGGGCAACGGTACGGTAGATTTAAGCGGAGCCGCTTCGTTTGGCCTTTATTTTGACGGTCCGGCTGGCGATACGACCTTAATGATTGACGATATTAAGCTTTATCGCCTGCCTATGATCGATACGTTCGAAGGCTACGGCGGCGATAATGCCAAGCTGGCTGCAGGTTACTCGGTTAACCCGGATGGCGGTCCGATTACGTTGTCTCTGGATGCCGATCATAAGAGCGAAGGCGGACTGGGTCTAAAGCTGGCTTATGATTTAACCGGCAAAGGTTTTGGCGGCGTGACCAAACAGCTTGGAGGCATTGACTGGACCGGCAACAACGGTATTCAGCTGTGGCTGGAGCCGGACGGCCGGAAGCGGGGCGTGACGGTGCAGGTGAAGGAAACAAGCGGCGAGTATTGGGAAGCGAAAATCGCCACGTCCGGTTCGGCTGCGCAGACCGTCAGCGTTCCTTTCCATCTGTTTGCGATGCCTAGCTGGAGCGGCAAGGATAACGGGAAGCTCGACATCGGCTCCATTGCGGAATTCTCGGTTTATGTGGACAGAGGAGCGGGAGAAGCCGGTACCGGCGCGATTTATCTGGATGATATCAAAGCCGCGAAGCTCAAGGATATCGATTCGTTCGACTATTATCAAGGCAGCTCCTCGCTTGTTGGGGCGGCTTATGTTCGTAATACAAGCGGCGATATGATTACGGCATCACTGGATTCGGCTTGGAAAAAGAGCGGAAGTTACGCGTTGAAACTGGACTACACCTTAACCGATGCGCTAGGTTACGCCGGCGTGAACAAGGCGCTTGGCGCCATGAACTGGTCCGAAGGCGGCAATGCCGTTCAGTTCTGGATGCTGCCAAGCGGCGCGAATCACGGACTGACCTTCCAGTTCAAAGAGACCGACGGCGATATTTGGGAAGCGCAGGTGAATATGGCGGGTACGGAGGAACAGTTTGTGACGATTCCGCTTGCCGGATTAACCCGTACGCAGTGGTCAACCGGGGATGGCGTCATGGATGTATCCAGCGTAGCCGAATACTCCATATACGTGAATAAAGGCAGCGGCTCAGCCGGATCTTATTCGGTTAGCTTGGATGAAGTTGGACTGACGACGATTCCGGTAATCGACAACTTCGATTACTATGACGGCCGGGAGCTGGTTGCTCTGAAGGCGTACACCCGCAACCCTTGGGGCGGCAGCCTGACGATAACGCCGGATGCCGAGCATAAGGAAAGCGGACGTTTCGGTATGAAGTACGAATATTCGTATCCGGATGCGGCAACAAACTTTGCCGGGGCTACAAAGCTGCTCGGCTTGTCCGATTGGAGCGGCGAGGACGGTATTCGGTTCTGGTATACGCCGGACGGCTCCGGCCGCAAGCTGGTCGTGCAGTTCAAGGAAGCGGACGGCGAGACTTGGGAGTATTACTTGACTTTGACCGGCACGCAGGCAAAAGTGCTGAAGATGCCGTTTGATCAGTTCGTGCATGCGCCGTGGAATACGGCGGGCAACGGCACGCTGGACTTGAACGCGATTACGGAGTTCTCGCTGTACGTGAATCAGGGGGACGGTACGGTGGGCAGCGGCATCTTGTACTTTGACTCCATTGGTTTGTATCAAGGGAATACCGATCCGACGGATCCAACAGACCCTACGGACCCGACAGATCCGGGGCCAAGCGGGCCGTCTAATCCGGGCGTCCCTCAAGATAAGACCGTTTGGGAAGTGACGGCTGACCAGCTCAAGCCTACGGGGCAAGGAACGGTTCAGTTAAACGCTCCTGCCGGCGTAACCACGCTGAAGCTGCCGCTTCAGGCGGTAGAGCTGATGGGGAAAAACAATCTGCAAATTAAGATTGGCGATGCGGTTCTCACGGTAGATGCCGGTGTGTTTGTGAACGCATCCAGATATCTCGAGGTAAGCGGACAGGGAGGGTCAACTGGTGCGAGCTTATACATCTCCTTAACCGGTTCCAAGGGTCCCGCTGCGGTTCCCGTCTCGACAGGCGAAGGCTGGCATTCTGCGGGAGTGGTATACAATCTTCAAGTTAATATCCAGACAGCAGCCGGCCGCAAGCTGGAGCTGACGCAATGGTCTCATGCCGTTACCCTGCAGCTTCCGGTAACCGGGGATCTGAATCCGAAGCTTGCCGGTATTTATAGGGACGCTCTGGACGGCGAATGGACTTATACCGGCGGCCGCACGGATAAGGAAGGCATGGTTATCCGGACGTTTATTACTCAGTCTGGAAGCTACGCGGTGTTGACGAGAGAGAAGCATTTTGCCGATGTTCCGGAAGGCTCCTGGGCCAGCGATGCGATACAGCAACTTGCAGCCTTGGAGATTATTAACGGTACGGATGCGGAGCATTTTACGCCAAACCGGTCGATTACGCGCGGTGAATTCGCGGTTATTCTTGCGAAGGTGCTGGAGCTGCCTGCTTCTGATAACCTGCCATTTAAGGATGTAAATGCGGGTGCTTATTATGCGGATGCGGTTGCGGCTGCCGCGAAAGCCGGCTTGATTCACGGGCGAGGCGCGGACACGTTTGCGCCTAACGACAAGATCAGCCGGGAAGAGATGGCGGCTCTGATTGTAAGAGCATTTGAACTAAAGGTTGGGACAGCTGGAGTGACGGATGGACACCAATATAACGACATTAACGCGATCTCCGGCTGGGCGCTCGAGGCGGTTAACAAGGCTTTTGCTTCCGGCTTGATGAATGGTACCGGAAACGGAAACTTCGCTCCGGATAAGGAAGTTTCCCGTGCGGAAGCGGCTGTTGGGCTAGCCCGTCTGCTCGACAGGCTGCTGCAATAA
- a CDS encoding sugar phosphate isomerase/epimerase family protein, with amino-acid sequence MLKGLTRAGIGPIGDDKAFIEQAARYGFQSVDLDTAGLIHTYGLDGARELLSANGISVGSCGFPIEWRTTDEAFRDGLSQLEEQAKAAAQLGCTASCTYILPATDVSPGIFTIQAVRRLRESANILNNYGVKLGLEFVGPHHLRTAWKYPFIYSMEDTLAFADAINAPNVGLLFDAYHWYTNGLGTEDIEKLSPEQIVHVHINDAKDIPVEQVLDNDRVYPGEGVIDLPGFLRSLKKIGYTGAVAQEILAPGDIVNSVEEALERSKAGFDKVFANI; translated from the coding sequence ATGCTGAAAGGATTAACGCGGGCAGGAATTGGACCAATCGGTGATGACAAAGCCTTTATTGAGCAGGCGGCGCGGTACGGATTTCAATCGGTAGATCTGGATACTGCGGGTCTTATTCATACATACGGTTTGGACGGCGCAAGAGAATTGCTGTCGGCGAACGGGATTTCGGTCGGATCATGCGGCTTCCCGATTGAATGGCGCACGACGGACGAAGCGTTCCGGGACGGGCTGTCTCAACTGGAGGAGCAGGCGAAAGCCGCGGCACAACTTGGTTGTACGGCAAGCTGCACGTATATTTTGCCGGCTACGGACGTGTCCCCGGGGATTTTCACCATTCAGGCGGTTCGCCGTCTTAGAGAATCTGCAAACATATTAAATAATTACGGAGTTAAGCTTGGACTGGAGTTTGTTGGACCGCATCATTTGCGTACGGCTTGGAAGTATCCGTTTATCTATTCCATGGAGGATACGCTTGCGTTTGCGGATGCGATCAATGCTCCGAACGTTGGCCTGCTGTTTGATGCTTATCATTGGTATACAAACGGGTTGGGTACGGAAGATATCGAAAAGCTGTCTCCGGAGCAAATCGTCCATGTTCATATTAACGATGCGAAAGACATTCCTGTCGAGCAGGTGCTTGACAATGATCGCGTGTATCCGGGCGAAGGCGTTATCGATCTGCCTGGGTTCCTGCGCAGCCTGAAGAAGATTGGCTACACGGGCGCGGTTGCTCAAGAAATTCTGGCGCCGGGCGACATCGTTAATTCGGTCGAAGAAGCGCTCGAGCGCTCCAAAGCCGGGTTTGATAAGGTGTTTGCTAATATCTAA